One Mycolicibacterium doricum genomic window, TGTCGGAGCGTTCCACCAGCCATGCCGCTCCGATGCCGAGCACGATGCAGATCGGGACCGTGACGACGACGAGACCGACAGTGTTGACGAACAATTCGAGCACGCGTGGCCGTGCGACGAGTTCCCACACCCGCGTCGGCCCCAGCGACACCACCGACCAGGCGACGTACCCGATCGGCACGAACGTCGCGACGACCAGCAGCACCACGCCGGCGGTGAGGACCGGCCCCGGCCGCGTGGCAGCTGCCCGGCCGGGCACCTCCGACGGCGTAACGGCGTCGATCAGCGCCGCGTCGACGGCCGTCGCGGTGGGAGTGACCACGTCAGCCACCCATCTAGAGCAGGCCCGCCTTCGTCATCAGGTCGGTGACCTTCTGCGCGTCGAGGTTCGACGGGTTCACGGCGGGTGCCTGCAGGTCGACAAGAGGCACCAGCGCGGGGTTGGCCGGAACGCCGCTGGCCACGGGGTACTCGAACGACGTGCCCTTCTCGAGCACTTCTTGGCCGGCGTTGCTGGTGATGAAGGTCAAAAACTTCTGGGCGTCTTCTTTCTTCTTGCTGGAGTTCAAGATGCCGCCGCCGGAGATCGAGACGAAGGCGCCCGGGTCTTGGTTCCGGAAGTAGTGCAGAGCGGTGTTGCCCGAGATTTCCTTGGTCTGCGACTGATCGCGGAACCAGTAATAGTGGTAGATGATCCCGCCCTCGACCTGGCCGTCGTTGACGGCGCGCAGCGTGGCGATGTTGTCGGAGTAGATCTCCGCGCCTGCCTTCATGCCGGCCAGCCACTGGCCGGTGGCCCGTTCACCGGTGAGTTCCAGCATTGCCGCGACGATGGCCTGGAAGTCGGGCTTGACCGGCGGGGCACCCCAACGGCCCTTCCATTCTGGCTTTTCCAGATCCATGATCGAAGTCGGCAGCTGAGCCTCGGTGAGCTTGGTCTTGTCGTAGGCGAACACGGTGGTACGGGCGGCGACGCCGGTCCACTTACTCGTGGCGGGGCGGAACTGTGGTGGCACCTGAGCGATCGTGGCCTCGTCGACGTCGGTGAACAGGCCGTCCCTCTCGACCGCGGCCATGGCGGGCGAGTTCTCGGTAAGGAACACGTCGGCCGGCGACGCGTCGCCCTCGGCGATTAACTGGTTGCCCAATTCGGTGTCGCCGCCCTGGCGATAGGTGACCTTGATGCCGGTCTCCTTGGTGAAGGCGTCGATCCACTCCTTGGTCAGCGACTCGTGCTGCGCGTTGTAGACCAGCAGGCCGTCCTCCTCGGAGGACGAGCAGGCAGTAAGACCTGCTGCCAGCCCCCCAGCGACAATGAGGGTGACGATGCGATTCCAGCGAGTGCGACGGGTTGACATCCACGACACTTTCTCCGAGGTGAGCCTTGGCTAACGAACATACCCTTCGGCATGGCGCCGTTTTAAGTCGCAGGCCCTTGCTGCGGACGGGCGCGCCGCTCTGCCTCGCCCCGTCTCACGGAGCCCCCACTTAGAGTTCGCACCGTGGTGGACAGCTACGAAGTCGTCGACCTCGCCGACTGGACTCGCGGTGAGAGCGAACCAGGAGGTGACGAAGCGAAACGATGGTTCATAGCACCAGAGACTTCGCCGCATGCCGGGCACTGGTTGTTCAAGCCACGCCGCATCAAAACCCTCGAACTGTCCAAAGAACGTCGGCATCGCGGCGACAAACC contains:
- a CDS encoding iron ABC transporter substrate-binding protein, translating into MSTRRTRWNRIVTLIVAGGLAAGLTACSSSEEDGLLVYNAQHESLTKEWIDAFTKETGIKVTYRQGGDTELGNQLIAEGDASPADVFLTENSPAMAAVERDGLFTDVDEATIAQVPPQFRPATSKWTGVAARTTVFAYDKTKLTEAQLPTSIMDLEKPEWKGRWGAPPVKPDFQAIVAAMLELTGERATGQWLAGMKAGAEIYSDNIATLRAVNDGQVEGGIIYHYYWFRDQSQTKEISGNTALHYFRNQDPGAFVSISGGGILNSSKKKEDAQKFLTFITSNAGQEVLEKGTSFEYPVASGVPANPALVPLVDLQAPAVNPSNLDAQKVTDLMTKAGLL